Within the Trichoderma breve strain T069 chromosome 3, whole genome shotgun sequence genome, the region GTCCAtgctgctgatgaagctATTTTATTTCATCCACCCTGCCGATGGCACCCAGCCGAAGATCCAGGGACCCATCTATATGCCTGATCAGGCGCAGGCTGGAACCAGCAACCGAGAGTTCCTCGCTGCCTCTGTGGCTACTCTCTTGCAGAATGCTTTCCCCAATCTTCAATCGTAAGTTTATAACTAATGCTTACTATCTCTGTTCTGATACTAATAATCCATATAGAGCTCAAGTGGCCAGCTTTGTCGAGGGTCTTTTCACACTGAACACGCAGTATGACAAGTTCCGCCTCAACCTACGAGACTTTTTGATTTCATTGAAGGAATTCGCCGGAGACAACGCCGAGCTGTTCATCGTCGAGAAGGAACAGCAGGAGCGCGATGCCCGAGCTGCAGACATGGAGAGGCGACAAAAGGTCGGCGGTCTTCTCAAGCCATCCGATctggacgacgaagagctcTGACTTCCGCAAGAGCTCCGAGCGGAAGTTGCGCCGAAGCGGGATGCCAAAGACTTGCCGAACTCGAAGAAGGCCGAGACACAGTATGGAGCTCTAGATGGCTGGGAGCTCTACGGGCTGTGATTCTGGTTACCTGTCTGGGTAACTTCGGGCTTCGGCCAAGGCTTCATTCACCAGTGTGGACGTTTGGCtcccattttctttttgtagTGATACCAAACCATAGAGCCACGTGGTCTCGATTTTTATGGCTTGACATTTTTTCATCCAGCACCAAAGGTAAGATGCCAGACTAtttttctccatcatctctcgcCCACCCTTTGAGGGTTTTTTTGTCTGGCAGTTTgaaaaaattttttattgCGTGTCAAGCATGGAAAAAAGGCTGGTTTATGTAGAAAATTGGGGGATTTCTTGATAGCAGGGGTGGTataagggaaaaaaggcgCTGCGAAGAGAGAGGTGTGTGggagaggggaggagggagaaagGAGGAGAGTTGAGAAATGGCAATGACAATACGATTACTTTACGAAATGTaggacttttttttaaatcaGGAGGAGACATAGATCAGCTGAGAGGACGACATGCATTGCTGGTAACTCGTCAGTAGGACGGATTATGAATAAATAATTCTTCTATAAttctgtttttttcccctgcCATATATACTAGAAAAGTAAAGTACCTAGGAGAGTCATGAGGCTCATGGCAAGAAAGCAATAATAACgtaaaaaaggaaaggaagaagagaagaaaagaagaagaaaacccaGCATGAAAGATGACGATGCTCGAAAACCAAACTCGGCCCAGTCCATGTATCATGAATGCCCATATACGTCCCATCCCCGATGCCGCgataacaaaagaaaaaagagtaCCACTAATATACAAAGTACATGATGCAAGCTCCAGATGCCCCCCCTTTCTGATTCATAAAATTCCCATATATCCCGTTGGCCGGTCGTCTGTAtccattctttttctttttgttctctGCAAGCGTAGTTTGTTTGGCGATGCGTGAAGTTCGCTTCACCAAGAAAactcttcccctcttctATGATGCCCCCTTTAGTCAGTCTCTTCCTCAATCACCTTGAGGGGCCATGCCAGCGGTTCGTGCCAGTGGCCTCCAAGATACCCCGCGATGGCGCGGATCAGATTTGCGCCTGCGGTGCCAAACGTCCAGAAGTGCCGGCACCGATGGATCAGCACGCCCAAGTAGGCTAGAATCATCAAGGCTTCAGGCAGCAGTGTTCGCAACACGTCCACGTATTCCGCCTCAAGGGTGACGATAAAGGCAGAGGGGGCATGCGAGATGTCTTGTTCAGGCAGAGCTCGATGCATGTCGAATGCCCACTGAAGTGAGTCAATGGCCACGCGGCAGGCATCAGCGCTGGCTTGGTCAAGGCGGGGTGGTGAGGCGTCACCATACCGGGACACCGGAGAGGCGGCAGCATCTATCATTTGCCGGAGAGCGGTGCACTCTGTGCCAGATTTCAGTGTCACGGCGGCGATGTTAGCATCGTGGGTGATATGAAGTAGGGGATACAGCTCGGACTGCATGAGGTAATCCCAAGTTGGGCGGACTTGGGCCAGAACACCccggtgaagatggataCACTCAACCATCCGTTCAATGAACCCATGGAAGCTGATGGCGCCACCACTAGCACCTCCACCCCCAATAAcacctcctccgccgcctccgccatGGACTCCCATGACATCGTGGTGGTAGGGAAGgggctgtggctgctgatgctgcagcagggTCTCGGCTAGGACCTGGTTGCTCAACAGActggcaaaaagaaaccgaGGGACGCAGGTAGCCGTATCATCGGCAGGGACCATGGCTGTAATGCGTGTAAAGGACGACAGAGCGCGCGTCTGCAGCTCGGTGGCCTGATTCCGGAACGATGCAACTGTACCATTCAACGGCATCTCCCCCGGTTTGGTGGTGAAGGCCACATGCAGCGCCGACAGAGCCAGCAGCTGGTCAATGAGGTAGGGAGCATCTATCAAGTGTCTGATGGCGACATCTAGCACGACCTTGACCTGGCCGCGAGCCAAGATGCAGTCGCTCATGGCATCGGACAAATGGTGGAAGAGCATGAGATGCTCGGCCGTGAAGAGTGAGGCCGGAGGAACAGGCGGGTGGTATGCGGTGTTGGTGAAGGATTCGGTAAAGGAAGGCAAGGTCTGAGGACCGGCGGGAGGCGCCGGAGCGAACCTGTAGCGACCAGCACCGAGTACAGACTCTGGCGATGTTGACGAGGGATCAGGACCGCATGGTGGCCACGGAACCGGGTGGTCCGGCTCGCACGACGATGGCGAATGTTGAGATTTGCGGCTCAGATGCGAGTCGGCCGGGCTGTGCGGCagctgcggcggcggtaGGGGCTCGAGTTGGCTCTGCGGCTGGCGAGCAGGAGGGAACGAGCATGCGCGCTCAGCAATTGTGCAGTTGGTGCAGGCTGGACGGCGCTCGTCGCATCGTATGTGTCGTCGCTTGCACTCACTGCAGCCGTTCCGGGATTTTCGGTGCGATCGTCTCGTCTTGACGACGCCGTTTGAACCGGAGCTCCCGTTGAGCTGGTGGTGCATGGTCATGGCTGCGTGCCCGGCAGGAAGAGggaaagatggaagatgaagaaacgAAGAAACCCAAGTGGATGGCGACCCAAAAGAACCCCCCGGAAGCTCTGGGTGGTGTTTTGTCTCTGGTCAGCCTGAGCTGAGTGGTAGACAATCACAAGCTGCCGGTGATAGGTCAaatgccgtcaatggcaTGTAGAAGTACTTTTGCCAACTTTATGCTTTATGTCAGGCCGTGGCTGCCGTGGCTGCCGTAGCTGCCGCACAGGCAGTTGCTCCGCCACAAAGCCTCGGGAGCGGAGCCGAGAGGAGCAAAGTCCGAATACGAGACGGGGTGAGGTGCCATGCTTAAAACCCGTGTGGCTGGTGAACTCCGCTGAAGTAATACCGATGCCGTCGTGCtgtagagagagaaacaatCATGTCGTTCGTCTTGTCAAGAAAATCAATTCTTTTTGGGATACCATTTCCATCTAAGCAGATGAGGTGGAGTCAGTCAGTCAAGTCAGTCAGTCAAGCCAGTGACGGCACTTGCGAGATAGCCGCAAAGGATAACGTCCGATTTGGCAGCGCCAACGTTGTCGGGAGCTGATGTGGCACCAACAAAGCTCACAAACAAAAGGGCTGACGCAGATAGATGGGCAGTATGGGGTACAAGACAGATACATACGGATTGTGATTGGCCAAAAGAATCCGAGCCGCATGACGGTATCGAGAACAGGGGATTCGCGATATGGGATAGGTTGCCGATGATGCTGCGGAAGAAAgacttcctcttccttgtAAAGAGGAGCGCAGTTGCTGGAATGGAGACGCGCAACGCATCAATGGCACGAGGAAACCAACCTCATCGTAAATCAGCAACCAGGAATATGTCCCAGCATCCTGCAATCGGCCGGAGCTCCATGGTTCGTAGCAACATGCCACTGCTGCATTGATCTCTGATGCAGGTCAGCGTCACGTCTGCATCTTGACACGTCGTCCGTCGTCTTGCGGGTGGGCGGGCGTCAAGGCGTCTCGAGATGCCAAAGTTTTGTGCAACAACAGAGATTCTGCATCGCGGCGAGGATGAGTAAAAGTGTAGTTTCGACAGAGCGTGCGTAATAGGTAGGAGATGGAAGCTGGTCAAGTATTTATACGAACAAGAAACTCAGCCACAATACCTGAGAGGGGTTGAGTGTCCGAGTGCAGTATTCGTATGGACGCCTTCTAGACACCGGGCGTGGGTCGCGGATCAGTGACGAATGATAGTGGGTAGCGGACATTGAGCTACTGAGTTATTCCCTAGACGGGCAACTAGCTCTGCGGAATACGCGTATTACAGCTACCAGGGGGAGCATTCATACACGTATACTATTGCGGGTACGGAGTTCTACGAGTATCCGATCGACCAAGTAATTGATTGTATATTGCATCTAATGAAGCCATCAATCTATATTCTTTATGATTTATCGATATGGCTTATCGATATACTCTACCGGATTCTCTAGCatttttggctttttggcATCTCTAGCTAATTTGTCTGTTTATTTCTAAGGTTATCATTCATTCTTCGTCTAAAGAGAGCGCTGAATATAGACGTGCTGTGTAATAATATGAGTGGCGCTATTGTAACAGTAGATATCAAGCAGTGGTTGCCTATTTGCTAGTATGTTCGGTAGGTGATGCCGAGAATATCGCATCAAGATCAACGGATGCCATTAAGCTTCCGCACAGAACATTATACTTCTATGGATAAGGCGAGTTCCTAAGGATTGGACACTCTTCGAAGTAAAAGGAGAGCCTCAAAATGCCGCCTTAAGAATTGAAAACTCTTCAAAGTAAAATGGAAGTCTCAAAGCGTCGGTGCCTAAGAATTGAAAACTCTTCAAAGTAAAGGAAGCCTCAAGGCAGAACACGAttcaaaacaaaaaacttTAAAACTGTAAAGGAAACATATAAATGCCGGTGTGGCCTGCGGTGTTGCAGACAGGCCAGTGGTTCTCGCAACAACAAGGTCAGGCTCAAACTTCGCGCGGGAAATCTTGCGTACACGATATCATCCATTCCGTTATCATTCTAACATTGCATTGATCTTGTGGAAATAATTGTACTATTGCTTTTATTTCATTTCTTCTATTTCTTATCCCTGTCGGAACACCCTCGCTTTACCAATGGCTGTTGCTCAAGAGCACTACCCAGAAGGCTCTCTAGTAGAGCGTCTGCTAGCTGAAATGGATCACACAGCTCGAATGCTTGATGCAGGCATTCCTCTCGAAAAACCCAAGGTCGATTACATTACGGATATCGATGCCAGGCGCGAAATCTTCCTTCAATTCAAGAAGATCCAGGATGATGGCAACATCCCGCTTGGTCTGAATGCAGTGGGGTTGGCCATTATCCTGGTCGCGCCCATCGAGCAACTGCAGCGCGAAATAGACTATATAAATATGAGCACGTGCCCTTTCAGCGCATTCCCGGCCGCGAGCCTCTTCGCTACTATGCATGCAGACGGTGTTCTAGGAATCAAGGTTTGTGAGTGTCTCAATTCCAACAAGAAACCTCCTCCCCCTGTTCTCCCTCCCCTTCTCAGATGTGTAGTGACCAGTAGCGTTTTGCTTACATCTGTGTCAACTAGTCATTAGAGCTGGCCGCCTTTGTCATGTAAACCCATCTCCGTTTTGGGAGAGGTTcaccctttctttttcgaaCGTAGGTCCTTCGGCGCGGCGCAGCGTGGTGTGTCCCATTCGAGGAACCAGTGATGATGTCTGTAGGGCCCGAATCATCCCAAACCTTTTCGCCGGACCGGACACGACATTCCGCGGGTACATTGGCATGATGCTTCGCGTATTTTGGGACAAAGACAAGGCACAAACGTGGGATGGATTATATCCAAGTGGCTGGTCCCCCTTTTCGTTAGAAGGCCGGTTCCTTATTAGCAGAACCCTGATCAGGGAGATTGCCGAAGCGAAATTGGCGCTGAAGcctttggccaagatggaggacgGCTCGGTCATTGTCCAGCTCTTCTGGCTCAAGGGATCAACGCTCAAACCTCAGGACTTTTTGTTCAAGCGGCACGATACTGCGTCTTTTGAAGACATCTTGAAGCGAGCAGGTCTCGAAAATAACGAGGAATGGGGTCCATCGTTGGCCTTCCGAAAAGACGGTCAAAGGCTCCAGAGTGGCCAGCTGTTTATTTTGAAGGCAAACCTAGACGTTGGTATCAAGGCCCCCGACTTTAAGCATTTACAGATTTTGTGGGATCTTACCCGGGTTGCGGCCATATGTGGTGCGGTCAATGAAACAAATGAATTGTTGGGTAAAGACGAAACGAAGGCCTATTTAAATTATTGTGCATGTGGAggtgaggttgaagatgaagttgagggtgaggatgaggatgaggatgagggtgaggatgaggataaGGGTAAagatgagggtgagggtgagggcgATGAATAGAGATCCTAGAGATACCAAAGGTATTAGAGGTGTTAGAGATATTAGATGTACCAGAGGGTGGAAAGAGCTAAGAAAATCTGCATACTCGACCACTTGATTCTAACCCAATGGATCCCGCCAAGGGGTATATTGcattaataataataatagtatatcGCTAGTTTCCCCATTTTAATCAAAGCCTTCAAACTCCTCTTCCTGGGCTGCTGCCTTCGCTAGATTCTGTTCTCTGACCTGCCTGATAAGCTCCTTCAGCTCAGCCTGCTTGACCTTCTCTTCGTCTGTCATCTTGGCTGTCATCTTGGCTTCTGTCTTCTtgtgtctcttctctcttctctcggtCCGGAGCTCCTCTTGCTCATGCTTTCCGCTCCATGCCTCgttgttcttcctcttccgcttAGCCTCAGCCGCCTTCTTTTCCGTCTCTCCTGATTTATcggccatcatggcctctTGTCTAGCCTTTTCCCGTGCTGCATCTTTATACGCAAATGTATCCCAATCCATTTCAACTCCCAGCATCTTATCTCCAGTCCATGTTCTCAACTCAGGCATCCtgggaagacggagaagcCCCCATGCATGTCCAAGATCTGTCCAGTCCAGGTCGGCAACTCTGAATATGGAAGTCGCTTGGTGTGCTCCGTAACTGCGGACCCAGCTGACGAAAGCTTTCTGGGCTTTGTCGTGAATTGCACGATCCGCCTGGAGTAATGCTCGGAATTTTGACGTCGTACTTTGAGCCTCATCTTCCGTCACGGAAATTGAAGGTTTCAGTAAGGGTGTAATAGGGGTTTGGCGAATCTCTAGAAATTTTGCGTAGTCTTCTTCGTGTCCAGGATGAAGCATCACCACAGCCAGTCCCTTTCTACCAGCACGACCGGCTCGCCCACTCCTATGGATGAATACCTTGGGATCTGAAGGGGCGTCGACCTGAACAACCAAGTCGACTTGAGGGATATCCAAACCACGCGCCGCCAAGTCTGTTGTCAACAGAACTGTAGGAGAGACAGAAGTCAGGAAGCGGTTGAAGTTCTTCTCGCGCACTTTAGCTGGATGCTTGCCGTGCAAAGGCACCAATGAAAATCCCTGTGGTAATATTTGCGGAAGGGTGTGTTGGAAATAGTCCACAGCGGCACATGTAGACAGAAAGACGATGCTTTTCTGAGGTCGCACGGGAAGGCGCTCCAACAGCTGTGCCAAGGCTGGCAGCTTATGG harbors:
- a CDS encoding fungal zn(2)-Cys(6) binuclear cluster domain-containing protein, whose amino-acid sequence is MTMHHQLNGSSGSNGVVKTRRSHRKSRNGCSECKRRHIRCDERRPACTNCTIAERACSFPPARQPQSQLEPLPPPQLPHSPADSHLSRKSQHSPSSFAPAPPAGPQTLPSFTESFTNTAYHPPVPPASLFTAEHLMLFHHLSDAMSDCILARGQVKVVLDVAIRHLIDAPYLIDQLLALSALHVAFTTKPGEMPLNGTVASFRNQATELQTRALSSFTRITAMVPADDTATCVPRFLFASLLSNQVLAETLLQHQQPQPLPYHHDVMGVHGGGGGGGVIGGGGASGGAISFHGFIERMVECIHLHRGVLAQVRPTWDYLMQSELYPLLHITHDANIAAVTLKSGTECTALRQMIDAAASPVSRYGDASPPRLDQASADACRVAIDSLQWAFDMHRALPEQDISHAPSAFIVTLEAEYVDVLRTLLPEALMILAYLGVLIHRCRHFWTFGTAGANLIRAIAGYLGGHWHEPLAWPLKVIEEETD
- a CDS encoding DEAD/DEAH box helicase domain-containing protein, which encodes MAPGKVPVKRDPRAWDALTPPLAEWILDAVSSMGFKQMTPVQAATMPQFLGNKDVVVEAVTGSGKTLAFLIPIVQRLLRLDEPTKKHHIGAIVISPTRELAAQIHTVLLSLLEFHAPSAEILPHLKGEEKRPSSAVPAIVPHPNLIISSPGRLVELLASPHVHIDQSFEALVLDEADRLLDLGFKQDLQTILSHLPKQRRTGLFSASVSEAVGEIIRVGLRNPVKIEVKVKMKDGGVVEDRRIPASLQMSYLVTPASHKLPALAQLLERLPVRPQKSIVFLSTCAAVDYFQHTLPQILPQGFSLVPLHGKHPAKVREKNFNRFLTSVSPTVLLTTDLAARGLDIPQVDLVVQVDAPSDPKVFIHRSGRAGRAGRKGLAVVMLHPGHEEDYAKFLEIRQTPITPLLKPSISVTEDEAQSTTSKFRALLQADRAIHDKAQKAFVSWVRSYGAHQATSIFRVADLDWTDLGHAWGLLRLPRMPELRTWTGDKMLGVEMDWDTFAYKDAAREKARQEAMMADKSGETEKKAAEAKRKRKNNEAWSGKHEQEELRTERREKRHKKTEAKMTAKMTDEEKVKQAELKELIRQVREQNLAKAAAQEEEFEGFD